In Rhizobium sp. ZPR4, a genomic segment contains:
- a CDS encoding MbcA/ParS/Xre antitoxin family protein, protein MIKAQVIGQTMPGEALVITKAVVNAAERLGLNARILAAVIGVSEATVSRMKRQDHLLERDSKPFELAVLLVRLFRSLDAIVGGDEAVARQWLRNGNLAFGVAPIDKIISISGLTDVLAYLDARRALV, encoded by the coding sequence ATGATAAAAGCCCAGGTAATAGGCCAGACGATGCCCGGCGAAGCACTCGTCATCACTAAGGCTGTCGTCAATGCCGCCGAGAGGCTGGGCCTGAATGCCCGTATCCTCGCGGCCGTCATCGGCGTGTCGGAGGCGACCGTTTCGCGCATGAAGCGGCAGGATCATCTGCTGGAGCGCGATAGCAAGCCGTTCGAGCTTGCCGTGCTTCTCGTCCGTCTCTTCCGTTCACTCGATGCCATCGTCGGCGGAGATGAGGCTGTGGCGCGGCAATGGCTCCGCAACGGCAATCTCGCCTTTGGCGTAGCGCCAATCGACAAGATCATCTCGATTTCTGGATTGACCGATGTCCTTGCCTATCTGGACGCCCGCCGCGCTCTCGTCTGA
- a CDS encoding RES family NAD+ phosphorylase: MSLPIWTPAALSSEARAISGQYWRLVESQHQVSTLKLVDTLEEQALLESVLEESKPVLPPECAGLDYLLATPFRYGAIYPHGSRFRRAGRTLGVFYASEKVETALAEMSFYRLLFFRDSPDTPLPANAAEYTAFAAAIATKAAIDLTAPPLDRDRQLWTDPVDYEACQSLAEAARTGGIEAILYRSVRDPRGGSNIALLTAKAFSAREPAERQTWRIRLSRVGVQALCEFPRRRIGFERQDFDGDPRLSEPQFKAE, translated from the coding sequence ATGTCCTTGCCTATCTGGACGCCCGCCGCGCTCTCGTCTGAGGCAAGGGCCATTTCCGGCCAATATTGGCGGCTGGTGGAATCGCAGCATCAGGTTTCGACGCTGAAGCTTGTCGACACGCTGGAAGAGCAGGCTCTTCTCGAAAGCGTGCTCGAGGAAAGCAAGCCGGTTCTGCCGCCGGAATGCGCCGGGCTCGATTATCTGCTCGCCACACCCTTCCGGTATGGAGCCATCTATCCCCACGGTTCCCGTTTTCGGCGTGCCGGTCGCACACTTGGTGTTTTCTACGCCTCCGAGAAGGTGGAAACGGCGCTGGCGGAGATGAGCTTCTATCGGCTGCTCTTCTTTCGCGATTCTCCTGACACGCCGCTGCCCGCCAATGCTGCGGAATATACCGCCTTTGCCGCTGCGATTGCGACGAAAGCGGCAATCGATCTGACCGCGCCTCCCTTGGATCGAGATCGGCAGCTATGGACCGATCCTGTCGATTATGAGGCCTGTCAGTCGCTTGCCGAAGCGGCGCGGACCGGCGGTATCGAGGCAATCCTCTATCGCTCCGTCCGGGATCCCCGCGGTGGCAGCAACATCGCGCTGCTCACGGCCAAGGCCTTCTCCGCCCGCGAACCCGCCGAGCGTCAGACCTGGCGCATCCGGCTGTCGCGTGTCGGCGTACAGGCGCTGTGCGAATTCCCCCGGCGTCGCATCGGCTTCGAAAGACAGGATTTCGACGGTGATCCGCGGCTGTCTGAACCGCAATTCAAAGCAGAATAG
- a CDS encoding MarR family transcriptional regulator has product MSNAVEIPFETTLLVRDTCLCLHVQRAARALARRFDEALRPFGLTNGQFSLMMSLNRPVPASMGSVTALLAIDQTTLTAALKPLERRGWVSIVPNPRDRRARLLSLTPSGKAALAAAVPIWKTTHAALEERLPDGNGDRLRSDLAILL; this is encoded by the coding sequence ATGTCAAACGCAGTCGAAATCCCCTTTGAAACCACGCTGTTAGTACGCGATACCTGCCTATGCCTGCATGTTCAACGCGCGGCGCGCGCGCTTGCCCGTCGCTTTGACGAGGCATTGCGGCCGTTTGGGCTAACGAACGGCCAGTTCTCCCTGATGATGTCGCTCAACAGGCCGGTGCCGGCGTCCATGGGATCGGTCACGGCACTCCTGGCAATAGACCAGACGACGCTGACGGCCGCCTTAAAGCCGCTGGAACGGCGGGGATGGGTGAGCATCGTGCCTAATCCGAGGGATCGACGTGCCCGCCTGCTCAGCCTCACCCCATCAGGCAAGGCAGCGCTCGCCGCCGCCGTGCCGATCTGGAAGACGACGCATGCGGCCCTTGAAGAGCGATTGCCCGACGGCAATGGCGACCGCCTACGCAGCGATCTTGCTATTCTGCTTTGA
- a CDS encoding thioredoxin family protein, translating into MNQVVSREVWLEARRQLLAREKEATHLRDRVNAERLALPWVKVDKDYVFDTPAGSKTLADLFDDRSQLIVYHFMLGPDWDAGCTGCSFLADHFDGALPHLNHHDVTLVAVSRAPLEKVEAYKKRMGWGFPWVSSFANDFNFDYHVSFSKEELAGEKVFYNFTPMDAAEGFDELPGLSAFYKDEAGNVFHTYSSYARGPEELIGTLMILDRAPKGRNEDSTMNFVRRHDEYEDAPKAQSCCH; encoded by the coding sequence ATGAACCAGGTCGTTTCCAGGGAAGTGTGGCTCGAGGCCCGCCGTCAACTGCTCGCCAGGGAGAAGGAGGCCACGCATCTTCGCGATCGCGTCAATGCGGAACGCTTGGCCTTGCCCTGGGTAAAGGTCGATAAGGACTATGTTTTCGACACGCCAGCTGGCAGCAAGACGCTCGCCGATCTCTTCGACGACCGCAGCCAGCTGATTGTCTATCATTTCATGCTCGGCCCGGATTGGGATGCTGGCTGCACCGGCTGCTCCTTCCTTGCGGATCATTTCGATGGAGCGCTTCCGCATCTCAATCACCACGATGTCACGCTGGTCGCTGTGTCCCGCGCGCCGCTGGAGAAGGTGGAAGCCTATAAGAAACGCATGGGCTGGGGTTTTCCCTGGGTGTCGTCCTTCGCCAACGATTTCAACTTCGACTACCATGTCTCCTTCTCGAAGGAGGAGCTCGCCGGGGAAAAGGTCTTTTACAATTTCACGCCCATGGATGCGGCCGAGGGATTCGATGAGCTGCCGGGCCTCAGCGCCTTCTATAAGGACGAGGCCGGCAATGTCTTCCACACCTATTCAAGCTATGCCCGCGGCCCCGAGGAATTGATCGGCACGCTGATGATCCTCGACCGGGCGCCAAAGGGCCGCAACGAAGACAGCACGATGAACTTCGTTCGCCGCCATGACGAATATGAGGATGCGCCAAAGGCACAGTCCTGCTGCCATTGA
- a CDS encoding VOC family protein, translating to MAEKGYFVWYELMTTDMKAAEAFYTKVVGWDAADAGMPEVGMDYTLFSAGAGPVAGLMILPEEAKAMGTPPCWTGYIGVPNVDEATKAVVGKGGKTYREPMDIPGVGRFSVVSDPYGAAFCLFTPLPGQDWEPAAPATPGYFGWHELYSNDGPKAFDFYSEMFGWELSSDFDMGPMGKYKIFKIGDRDFGGIMTKPAEMPMAAWNFYINVPAIDAAIARINEGGGRIVNGPMEVPGGSWIVQATDPQGAFFSLVAPVR from the coding sequence ATGGCTGAGAAGGGATATTTTGTCTGGTACGAGCTGATGACCACGGATATGAAGGCGGCCGAAGCTTTCTACACCAAGGTCGTCGGCTGGGATGCGGCGGATGCCGGCATGCCCGAAGTCGGCATGGATTACACGCTCTTCAGCGCCGGGGCAGGCCCCGTTGCCGGTTTGATGATCTTGCCTGAGGAAGCAAAGGCCATGGGCACGCCGCCCTGCTGGACCGGCTATATCGGCGTTCCCAATGTCGATGAAGCAACCAAGGCGGTTGTCGGCAAGGGCGGCAAGACCTATCGCGAGCCCATGGATATTCCAGGCGTCGGCAGGTTCTCCGTCGTCTCTGATCCTTATGGCGCTGCCTTCTGTCTGTTCACGCCGCTGCCTGGCCAGGATTGGGAGCCTGCGGCTCCCGCAACACCAGGCTATTTCGGCTGGCATGAGCTTTATTCCAACGACGGCCCGAAGGCCTTCGATTTCTACAGTGAGATGTTCGGCTGGGAGCTGAGCTCCGATTTCGACATGGGGCCGATGGGCAAGTACAAGATCTTCAAGATCGGCGATCGCGACTTCGGCGGCATCATGACCAAGCCGGCGGAAATGCCGATGGCGGCCTGGAACTTCTACATCAACGTTCCGGCAATCGACGCGGCGATTGCCCGCATCAACGAAGGTGGCGGCAGGATCGTCAACGGCCCGATGGAAGTCCCCGGCGGCAGCTGGATCGTCCAGGCCACCGACCCGCAGGGGGCATTCTTCTCGCTGGTTGCGCCGGTGCGCTGA
- a CDS encoding helicase HerA-like C-terminal domain-containing protein, translated as MPQQDGQIFVGASRNPDESINKDEFLTLKFGNRHGLVTGATGTGKTVTLQVLAEGFSKAGVPVFCADIKGDLSGIAVKGEPKDFLLKRAEEIGLSPYEFDQFPVIFWDLYGEKGHRVRTTIAEMGPLLLARLMDASEAQEGVLNIAFKIADENGLALLDLKDLQALLNYMGENASELSSKYGLISKSSVGSIQRAMLVLEQQGAENFFGEPALKISDIMRVSNDGYGQVSVLAADKLMMNPRLYATFLLWLLSELFEELPEVGDPDKPKLVFFFDEAHLLFNDAPKVLIERVEQVVRLIRSKGVGVYFVTQNPLDVPETVLAQLGNRVQHALRAYTPREQKAVQTAASTFRPNPAFDCAEVITTLGTGEALVSMLEGKGAPSIVERTLIRPPSGRIGPVTDNERRAIINGSPVAGVYDQTIDRESAYEILTERARKAAAPQNESAGDGWTLPGFGGDSSKPTGRRSGYQRETILEATMKSMARTVATQVGRAIVRGILGSLKR; from the coding sequence ATGCCGCAGCAGGATGGACAGATTTTCGTCGGCGCGAGCCGCAATCCGGATGAAAGCATCAACAAGGACGAGTTCCTGACGCTGAAATTCGGCAACCGTCACGGCCTCGTCACCGGAGCGACCGGCACCGGCAAGACGGTGACGCTGCAGGTGCTGGCGGAGGGATTTTCCAAGGCCGGCGTGCCCGTCTTCTGCGCGGATATCAAGGGCGATCTCTCCGGCATCGCCGTGAAAGGAGAGCCGAAGGATTTTCTGCTCAAGCGCGCCGAGGAAATCGGCCTCTCGCCCTATGAGTTCGATCAGTTCCCGGTCATCTTCTGGGATCTCTATGGCGAAAAAGGCCATCGCGTGCGCACCACCATCGCCGAGATGGGGCCGCTGCTGCTGGCACGCTTGATGGATGCGTCCGAGGCGCAGGAGGGCGTACTCAATATCGCCTTCAAGATCGCCGATGAAAACGGCCTGGCGCTGCTCGACCTCAAGGATCTGCAGGCGTTGCTGAACTATATGGGCGAAAATGCCAGCGAACTTTCCAGCAAATACGGCCTGATCTCGAAATCCTCCGTCGGCTCGATCCAGCGCGCAATGCTTGTGCTGGAGCAGCAGGGTGCGGAAAACTTCTTTGGCGAGCCGGCGCTGAAAATCTCCGACATCATGCGGGTCAGCAATGACGGTTATGGCCAGGTTTCGGTGCTTGCCGCCGACAAGCTGATGATGAACCCGCGCCTCTACGCCACCTTCCTTTTGTGGCTGCTCTCCGAGCTGTTCGAGGAACTGCCCGAAGTCGGTGATCCGGACAAGCCGAAGCTGGTCTTCTTCTTCGATGAAGCGCACCTGCTCTTCAACGATGCGCCGAAGGTGCTGATCGAGCGCGTCGAACAGGTGGTGCGCCTCATCCGCTCCAAGGGCGTCGGCGTTTATTTCGTCACGCAGAACCCGCTCGACGTGCCGGAAACGGTGCTGGCCCAGCTCGGTAACCGCGTGCAGCACGCGCTGCGCGCCTATACGCCGCGCGAGCAGAAGGCCGTACAGACGGCGGCCTCGACCTTCCGCCCCAATCCCGCTTTCGATTGCGCTGAAGTCATCACGACGCTCGGCACCGGCGAGGCGCTGGTGTCGATGCTCGAAGGCAAGGGTGCGCCTTCCATCGTCGAGCGGACGCTGATCCGCCCGCCATCAGGCCGCATCGGTCCGGTCACGGATAACGAGCGCCGGGCCATCATCAATGGCAGCCCGGTTGCCGGTGTCTACGACCAGACGATCGACCGTGAATCCGCCTACGAAATCCTGACAGAGCGGGCACGCAAGGCAGCCGCACCGCAAAACGAAAGTGCCGGCGACGGTTGGACGCTGCCCGGCTTCGGTGGCGACAGCAGCAAACCCACCGGCCGCCGTTCGGGCTATCAGCGCGAAACGATTCTCGAAGCAACGATGAAAAGCATGGCGCGCACGGTGGCGACGCAGGTCGGGCGCGCGATTGTCCGTGGCATCCTCGGCAGTCTGAAGAGGTAG
- a CDS encoding metallophosphoesterase: MPSRSGHQFALYGDSCSGIPGALHERTFASVNQILRRLDPPPEFILFPGDEIIGLTADPDALRAQWRHWLDHEMAWLDRQKTPLWHTTGNHTTYDEMSERVFREVLRPPENGPPGQEGLSYWVRRDDLLLVFVHTLWTGLGGEGHVETEWLEATLRAHSDARYKIVLGHHPVFPVNGYSGTYQREIGHEYAKPFWDILVDADVLAYVCSHMLVFDVQVHCGVLQLCTAGAGTAHRMPEGVEYLHCIQAALDAQGLRYQVLDTDGVVRERLQWPFKAAETWQDLSPGWNEANFGGLKGDNHIVHLRISGDMTNEAHSPAQTLFSAFDTRGLAPIWLGLRGPRQTLTLVLGRDPGRSPHYWFGPDFAPGRPLDIEIALHAGMGPGGMLYRRSTDRGWNSLKAASATGLEHTVWPERLSVGHGQGGTMDRPFMGKDLAVQLAVSA; the protein is encoded by the coding sequence ATGCCAAGCAGGTCCGGTCACCAATTCGCTCTCTATGGCGATTCCTGTTCCGGCATTCCCGGCGCACTGCATGAAAGGACCTTTGCCAGCGTCAATCAGATCCTGCGCAGGCTCGATCCGCCGCCTGAATTCATTCTGTTTCCGGGTGATGAGATTATCGGGCTGACGGCTGATCCGGACGCGCTGCGGGCGCAATGGCGGCATTGGCTCGATCATGAGATGGCGTGGCTGGATCGCCAGAAAACGCCGCTTTGGCACACGACCGGCAACCACACGACCTACGACGAAATGAGCGAACGGGTTTTCCGGGAAGTGCTTCGCCCGCCGGAGAATGGGCCACCGGGGCAGGAGGGATTATCCTACTGGGTTCGTCGCGACGATCTGCTGCTGGTCTTCGTCCATACGTTGTGGACAGGGCTCGGCGGTGAAGGGCATGTCGAAACGGAATGGTTGGAAGCAACGCTGAGGGCGCATTCCGATGCCAGGTATAAGATCGTGCTGGGTCATCACCCAGTTTTCCCCGTAAACGGCTATTCGGGCACATACCAACGGGAGATCGGTCACGAATACGCAAAGCCGTTCTGGGATATTCTCGTGGATGCCGATGTCCTGGCTTATGTCTGCAGCCACATGCTTGTTTTCGACGTTCAGGTTCATTGTGGTGTCCTGCAGCTTTGTACGGCGGGAGCGGGTACCGCTCACCGGATGCCGGAAGGTGTCGAGTATCTGCATTGCATCCAGGCTGCGCTGGATGCGCAGGGTTTACGCTATCAGGTGCTGGATACCGATGGCGTGGTCCGCGAACGCTTGCAATGGCCGTTCAAAGCCGCCGAAACCTGGCAGGATCTGTCACCAGGATGGAATGAAGCGAACTTTGGCGGTCTCAAGGGCGACAACCATATCGTTCATCTCAGAATATCAGGGGATATGACGAACGAGGCTCATTCGCCTGCGCAAACTTTGTTTTCCGCCTTCGATACTCGAGGTCTTGCTCCGATATGGCTTGGTTTGCGTGGCCCGCGGCAGACGCTTACTTTGGTCCTCGGCCGCGATCCTGGCCGTAGTCCGCATTATTGGTTCGGGCCTGATTTCGCTCCCGGTCGCCCATTGGATATTGAAATTGCTCTACACGCCGGCATGGGGCCTGGCGGCATGCTCTACCGCAGGTCGACCGACCGCGGATGGAACTCGCTCAAGGCTGCGTCAGCAACCGGTCTCGAGCACACTGTCTGGCCAGAGCGATTGAGCGTGGGACATGGTCAAGGCGGCACGATGGACCGCCCCTTTATGGGCAAGGATCTGGCCGTTCAGCTTGCGGTGTCAGCATGA
- the zwf gene encoding glucose-6-phosphate dehydrogenase — protein sequence MTTPDVAPAPPLTFVIFGAAGDLTRRLLIPTLINMTRSGLIGEDLHILGIGIETGGVEMLLDRLESFLKTSGDMDDPERQAAWDSLRKRISYISGDFTQNGVYKEISDYLSHAPTANAAFYFAVPPRFFGDIAEKLSENGLMNEATGAFRRIAIEKPFGNDLASAQALNARLLNHIHESQIYRIDHFLGKETVQNIMTTRFANMMIEALWNNNYIDHVQITAAELVDVGTRGKFYDATGALRDMVPNHLFQLLAMVAMEPPNSFDAESIRNEKGKVLKALRPYSREEAAKNGVRGAYTAGPIAGRDLPAFTETADVAPDSSTETFVALKLFVDTWRWAGVPFYLRTGKAMKARDTEVVITFRPVPFAQFPRHGSRPELPPNRLIIQVQPDEGLDMEISIKSPGLVLKTAPVSLDFRYADNFDIGKQTGYESLFYELFVGDQTLFQRADGIEAGWAAVQPFLDLWAEGGKPDPYAPGSTGPASADELIERDGRKWHEIDGKSSGRKV from the coding sequence ATGACCACCCCAGACGTCGCACCAGCCCCACCGCTGACATTCGTGATCTTCGGCGCCGCCGGCGATCTCACCCGGCGCCTGCTGATCCCGACGCTCATCAACATGACCCGCAGCGGGCTTATCGGAGAGGATTTGCATATCCTCGGCATAGGCATCGAGACCGGTGGCGTCGAGATGCTGCTGGACCGTCTGGAATCATTCCTGAAGACCTCCGGTGACATGGACGATCCGGAGCGGCAGGCGGCGTGGGACAGCCTGCGCAAGCGCATCAGCTACATCTCCGGCGATTTCACCCAGAATGGCGTCTACAAGGAGATTTCGGACTATCTCTCGCATGCGCCGACCGCCAATGCAGCCTTTTATTTCGCCGTGCCGCCGCGCTTCTTCGGCGATATCGCCGAGAAGCTTTCCGAAAACGGGCTGATGAACGAGGCAACCGGCGCCTTCCGCCGCATTGCGATTGAAAAACCCTTCGGCAATGATCTCGCCTCGGCACAGGCATTGAACGCCCGGCTGCTGAACCACATTCACGAAAGCCAAATCTACCGCATCGACCATTTCCTCGGCAAAGAAACCGTCCAGAACATCATGACGACGCGCTTCGCCAACATGATGATCGAGGCGCTGTGGAACAACAACTATATCGACCACGTGCAGATCACGGCAGCCGAGCTGGTTGACGTCGGCACGCGCGGCAAATTCTATGACGCGACCGGCGCGCTTCGCGACATGGTGCCCAACCACCTCTTTCAGCTGCTGGCGATGGTGGCGATGGAACCGCCGAACAGCTTCGACGCCGAATCCATCCGCAACGAAAAGGGCAAGGTGCTGAAGGCCCTGCGCCCCTACTCGCGTGAGGAAGCGGCCAAGAATGGCGTACGCGGCGCCTATACGGCCGGCCCGATCGCCGGCAGGGACCTGCCTGCCTTCACCGAGACAGCCGACGTCGCACCGGACAGCAGCACCGAAACCTTCGTGGCGCTGAAGCTCTTCGTCGACACCTGGCGCTGGGCCGGCGTGCCCTTCTATCTGCGCACCGGCAAGGCAATGAAAGCGCGCGATACGGAAGTGGTCATCACCTTCCGGCCGGTGCCCTTCGCGCAATTCCCGCGCCACGGTTCCCGTCCCGAATTGCCGCCGAACAGGCTCATCATCCAAGTGCAGCCCGACGAGGGCCTGGATATGGAAATCTCGATCAAGTCGCCAGGTCTGGTGCTGAAAACCGCGCCAGTTTCGCTCGATTTCCGCTATGCCGACAATTTCGACATCGGCAAGCAGACTGGCTATGAAAGCCTGTTCTACGAACTCTTCGTCGGCGACCAAACGCTGTTCCAGCGCGCCGACGGCATCGAGGCCGGCTGGGCTGCCGTGCAGCCCTTCCTCGACCTTTGGGCCGAAGGCGGCAAGCCCGATCCTTACGCCCCCGGCAGCACCGGCCCGGCCTCCGCCGACGAACTCATTGAACGCGACGGCCGCAAATGGCACGAGATCGATGGAAAATCGAGCGGCAGAAAGGTTTAG
- the tam gene encoding trans-aconitate 2-methyltransferase: protein MAWSAGQYVKFEDERTRPARDLLAQVPLQRVERAIDLGCGPGNSTELIVERYGAVGVSGLDSDDNMLEAARKRMPGTHFEKADLATWRPEEPVDLLFANAVFQWLPNHLDILDELMDGLKPGGVLAVQMPDNLTEQSHLMMEETAKNGPWSDAFAKKSVRRNPLPAPSVYYNRLIGKSQRVDIWHTNYNHALENAAAIVEWVKGTGLRPYLDHAGAEHRDAFAAEYLKRIEKAYPPLVDGRVLLRFPRLFMVAVKK from the coding sequence ATGGCATGGTCTGCCGGCCAATATGTGAAATTCGAGGATGAACGCACGCGCCCGGCGCGCGACCTGCTGGCACAAGTGCCGCTGCAGCGCGTCGAGCGCGCGATCGACCTCGGTTGCGGCCCCGGCAACTCGACCGAGCTGATCGTCGAGCGCTATGGCGCTGTCGGCGTCTCCGGCCTCGACAGCGATGACAATATGCTGGAGGCCGCGCGCAAGCGCATGCCCGGCACACACTTTGAAAAGGCCGATCTCGCCACATGGCGACCGGAAGAGCCCGTGGATCTGCTCTTTGCCAATGCCGTGTTCCAGTGGCTGCCGAACCATCTCGACATTCTCGATGAGTTGATGGATGGGCTGAAGCCGGGCGGCGTGCTTGCCGTGCAGATGCCTGACAATCTGACCGAGCAGAGCCATTTGATGATGGAAGAGACCGCGAAGAACGGCCCCTGGAGCGATGCCTTCGCAAAGAAGAGCGTACGTCGCAACCCGTTGCCGGCACCTTCGGTCTATTACAACAGGCTGATCGGCAAGTCGCAGCGCGTCGATATCTGGCACACCAACTACAATCACGCGCTGGAAAATGCGGCAGCGATCGTCGAATGGGTGAAGGGCACGGGCCTGCGCCCCTATCTCGACCATGCCGGCGCCGAGCATCGCGATGCCTTCGCCGCCGAATATCTGAAGCGCATAGAAAAAGCCTATCCGCCGCTTGTCGATGGCAGGGTGCTGCTGCGCTTCCCGCGGCTCTTCATGGTCGCCGTGAAGAAATAG
- a CDS encoding TerC family protein: MIFDWLSDPSAWIGLATLIVLEIVLGIDNLVFIAILADKLPPHQRDAARMIGLALALIIRLALLASIAWVVTLTAPLISIWGFSLSGRDLILIFGGLFLLFKGTMELHERLEGHESQGEKKVVHAVFWQVIVQIVVLDAIFSLDSVITAVGMVQELSIMMVAVVFAVGVMLFLSKPLMAFVSKHPTVVILCLGFLMMIGFSLVVEGFGFHVPKGYLYAAIGFSIIIEALNQLARRNKERLITPTNIRNRTADAVLGLLGAKRPQGAHGEAAEKSTQESISEEVFSAEEKDMIHGVLTLADRSVRSIMTPRTDIVWLDLDKPREEQQRRVIEIGHSRFPVVRGSLDDFVGVASARDVLRDLTQTGEIDLERSIRQPLAVHESINVLKLMERLRHQNQAMALVLDEYGEIEGLVTTTDLFEAIAGEFPDEDNEPLTIDKGEDGSLTVDGWIDIRHLSKLVGIDLVDETDRYSTLAGFILWGLGHLPHEGERFNSGRLAFEVVKLNGRNIDKVRIQPLEYAI; encoded by the coding sequence ATGATCTTCGACTGGCTATCCGACCCTTCCGCCTGGATCGGTCTTGCTACCCTGATCGTTCTCGAGATTGTTCTCGGTATCGACAATCTCGTCTTTATCGCGATTCTGGCCGACAAGCTGCCGCCCCACCAGCGTGACGCGGCGCGCATGATCGGCCTGGCGCTGGCCCTCATTATCCGCCTCGCGCTGCTTGCCTCCATCGCCTGGGTCGTGACGCTGACGGCGCCGCTGATCTCAATCTGGGGCTTCAGCCTGTCCGGCCGCGACCTCATCCTGATCTTCGGCGGCCTGTTCCTGCTGTTCAAGGGCACGATGGAGCTGCATGAGCGGCTGGAGGGACATGAATCACAGGGCGAAAAGAAGGTGGTCCATGCCGTCTTCTGGCAGGTGATCGTGCAGATCGTCGTGCTCGATGCCATCTTCTCGCTCGACAGCGTCATCACCGCCGTCGGCATGGTGCAGGAGCTCTCCATCATGATGGTCGCCGTGGTTTTTGCGGTCGGCGTCATGCTGTTCTTGTCGAAGCCACTGATGGCCTTCGTCTCGAAACATCCGACCGTCGTCATCCTCTGCCTCGGTTTCCTGATGATGATCGGCTTCTCACTTGTGGTCGAAGGCTTCGGCTTCCATGTGCCGAAGGGCTATCTCTATGCGGCCATCGGCTTCTCGATCATCATCGAAGCGCTGAACCAGCTTGCCCGGCGCAACAAGGAACGGCTGATCACGCCGACCAATATCCGCAATCGCACCGCCGACGCCGTCCTCGGCCTGCTCGGGGCGAAACGGCCGCAGGGCGCGCATGGCGAGGCGGCCGAGAAGAGCACTCAGGAAAGCATCAGCGAAGAGGTCTTCTCCGCCGAAGAGAAAGACATGATCCACGGCGTACTCACGCTGGCGGATCGATCTGTCCGCTCGATCATGACGCCACGCACCGATATCGTCTGGCTCGATCTCGACAAGCCGCGCGAGGAACAGCAGCGCCGCGTGATCGAGATCGGCCATTCGCGCTTTCCGGTCGTGCGCGGCAGCCTCGACGACTTCGTCGGCGTCGCCAGCGCGCGCGACGTCCTGCGAGATCTCACGCAGACGGGCGAGATAGATCTGGAGCGCTCGATCCGCCAGCCGCTGGCCGTGCATGAAAGCATCAACGTGCTGAAGCTGATGGAGCGGCTGCGCCATCAGAACCAGGCAATGGCGCTGGTGCTCGACGAATATGGCGAGATCGAAGGCCTGGTGACGACGACGGACCTTTTCGAGGCCATCGCCGGCGAATTCCCCGACGAGGACAACGAGCCGCTGACGATCGACAAGGGCGAGGACGGATCGCTGACCGTCGACGGCTGGATCGACATTCGCCACCTCTCCAAGCTGGTCGGCATAGACCTTGTCGATGAGACGGATCGTTATTCGACGCTTGCCGGTTTCATCCTGTGGGGCCTCGGCCATCTGCCGCATGAGGGCGAGCGCTTCAACTCCGGCCGGCTCGCTTTCGAAGTGGTCAAGCTCAATGGCCGAAATATCGACAAAGTGCGGATTCAACCGTTGGAATATGCAATCTAG